The Parachlamydia acanthamoebae genome has a window encoding:
- a CDS encoding secretin N-terminal domain-containing protein — protein sequence MKMFFWLLRLIVIIPIFFGGHLFGAQDFDQKSRERNAHKSRRALKKNKPHPQKKPKQNSANQEMQDLEAMGWEIQPSHFLPASEEEPAKTIEIAESEAPSSTSSSELHEGILTRQQTQSHLADDLIAQEVAPASPAGQTLEGEPPATEGEQPTDSTNILNPDEENPAPQEEVHAPIDTSKSVLINFNNIQMLEYIRFVSRISGKNFVFDEADLDFNVTVVSEEPATVDNILAALIQDLRSRDLTILEEGNNIIIHKNPNVSSISNVGSGNVIPSDSEIVTQVFHLNTLDPAKAAAVIRPLTSTMAFVEVLEKSNNVIVTDLVNNVRQIAQLLKSIDAPSGGLVVGQYVVKHSAIDAMVDLAQQLMLPIAQDQQFLLVPHATANSIFIVSSPFLVEKAISVLQRLDQRQGMTRIYEMHELNLQGRAAGAAEGMTPPGIAPEQQGLGKWDLDAQGNWIFKPTGVQGGEGIPQGKWYKDANGNWYFVPEGTTSPFAPEDALDRVPEGQWEKDENGNWVFRLGSGESISAEPILRNLKPTPDLPLGHIERTKFFIHKLQYRKGADIQQALSQIATSLQQLGTGNEDLISTIDTVQWLDASNSLIFTGTTSSIRKVEELIAEIDTPLRQVFIEMLILDSSLDDSLNYGVNWGTRFGGGDTAGSQAFLSSASTLPGALDTTGIANTNGISTGQILTPNANTLARTPGYNLGIVGQTVSVGNLTFQSFGALVKAIHDKTSTNIVMNPKILAEDNVTAEIFVGENTQYQTQSISNDQGSVITTNFEYRNIGTTLKITPFLGNNDIVTLEIRQEVSSVASTTNAQALNNITPGPTTRLSRTTTRVHVPDKYFLVISGMVQDQETRRRVSVPCLGGLPVIGAAFSDKNVTDEKRNLMIFIRPEIIDTEEEVQNLTKHQQDLFRYKCETKRSWKYEVDEALDFFNLRSTNKYEACEACEGLDVGCD from the coding sequence ATGAAAATGTTTTTTTGGCTTTTACGTTTAATTGTAATAATTCCGATTTTTTTTGGCGGACATCTCTTTGGAGCGCAAGATTTTGATCAGAAATCACGAGAGCGAAATGCGCACAAAAGTCGTCGGGCTTTGAAAAAAAATAAGCCACATCCTCAAAAGAAACCGAAACAAAATTCTGCGAACCAAGAAATGCAGGATTTAGAAGCGATGGGATGGGAAATACAGCCAAGTCATTTTTTACCAGCCAGTGAAGAAGAGCCTGCCAAAACCATAGAGATCGCAGAATCCGAAGCCCCAAGTTCAACCTCTTCAAGTGAATTGCATGAGGGCATATTAACTCGTCAGCAAACGCAATCTCATTTGGCAGATGATCTCATTGCTCAAGAAGTTGCTCCAGCATCTCCTGCAGGACAAACATTAGAAGGGGAACCCCCGGCGACAGAAGGAGAGCAACCTACAGATAGCACGAATATTTTAAATCCTGATGAAGAAAATCCTGCTCCCCAAGAAGAAGTGCACGCCCCTATAGATACTTCTAAGAGCGTTTTGATCAATTTTAATAACATTCAAATGTTGGAATACATCCGATTTGTAAGCCGGATTTCGGGTAAGAACTTCGTATTTGATGAAGCAGATCTTGATTTCAACGTCACCGTGGTGTCTGAAGAGCCTGCGACGGTGGATAATATTTTAGCCGCACTCATTCAAGATTTACGCTCTCGCGATTTGACGATTTTGGAAGAGGGAAATAATATCATCATCCATAAAAATCCAAATGTCTCGAGCATTTCTAACGTGGGATCAGGAAATGTGATTCCCAGCGATTCTGAAATCGTTACGCAAGTTTTTCATTTAAATACGCTAGATCCTGCGAAGGCCGCTGCTGTTATTCGTCCTCTCACTTCCACGATGGCTTTTGTAGAGGTTCTAGAAAAGAGCAATAATGTGATTGTCACAGATCTTGTTAATAATGTCCGACAAATCGCACAGTTGCTCAAATCTATTGATGCCCCCTCTGGTGGACTGGTTGTGGGACAATATGTTGTTAAGCATAGCGCCATTGATGCGATGGTCGATCTAGCGCAGCAGTTAATGCTACCGATTGCCCAAGATCAACAATTTCTTTTGGTTCCTCATGCAACCGCCAATAGCATTTTTATCGTATCTTCTCCTTTTCTCGTTGAAAAAGCCATTTCTGTTTTACAGCGGCTTGATCAACGGCAAGGGATGACACGCATTTATGAAATGCACGAGCTAAATTTACAAGGTCGAGCTGCGGGTGCTGCAGAAGGGATGACACCCCCAGGAATTGCACCAGAGCAACAAGGACTTGGTAAATGGGATTTAGATGCACAAGGAAATTGGATTTTTAAACCTACCGGAGTGCAGGGCGGAGAAGGGATTCCTCAAGGGAAATGGTATAAAGATGCCAATGGAAATTGGTATTTTGTTCCAGAAGGAACCACTTCACCATTTGCACCAGAAGATGCCTTAGATCGAGTCCCTGAAGGACAGTGGGAAAAAGATGAGAATGGCAATTGGGTTTTCAGATTAGGCAGTGGAGAATCCATTTCTGCGGAGCCGATTTTGAGAAATTTAAAACCAACTCCTGATCTTCCTCTAGGACACATCGAAAGAACTAAATTTTTTATCCATAAGTTGCAATATCGAAAAGGGGCCGATATTCAGCAAGCCCTTTCCCAAATTGCAACAAGTTTACAGCAGTTAGGGACGGGTAATGAAGACCTGATCTCGACGATTGATACAGTTCAATGGCTAGATGCCTCCAACTCCTTGATCTTTACAGGCACCACGAGCTCAATCAGAAAAGTTGAGGAGTTGATTGCGGAAATCGACACGCCCTTGCGCCAAGTGTTTATCGAAATGCTCATCCTGGATTCATCGCTTGATGACTCGTTAAACTATGGGGTGAACTGGGGAACGCGATTTGGGGGAGGAGACACTGCTGGATCTCAAGCCTTTTTGTCATCAGCTTCCACTTTACCCGGTGCTTTAGATACGACAGGTATTGCCAATACTAATGGGATCAGCACAGGACAAATTTTAACTCCGAATGCCAATACTTTGGCGAGAACCCCTGGTTATAATTTAGGGATCGTCGGGCAAACTGTTTCGGTAGGAAATCTCACATTCCAATCGTTTGGAGCTCTTGTAAAAGCGATACACGATAAAACGAGCACAAACATTGTGATGAATCCAAAGATTCTGGCTGAGGACAATGTTACAGCAGAGATCTTTGTGGGAGAGAACACCCAGTACCAAACACAGTCGATTTCAAATGACCAAGGAAGCGTCATTACTACAAATTTCGAGTATCGAAATATTGGGACCACCTTAAAAATCACCCCTTTCTTGGGTAACAATGACATTGTAACTCTTGAGATTCGGCAAGAAGTCAGTAGCGTCGCTTCCACAACTAATGCGCAAGCATTGAACAACATTACACCAGGTCCGACGACACGTTTAAGCCGAACAACCACGCGCGTGCATGTTCCCGATAAATACTTTTTGGTAATTAGTGGAATGGTTCAGGATCAGGAGACGCGCAGACGTGTAAGCGTTCCGTGCTTAGGCGGACTTCCCGTCATTGGTGCGGCATTCTCTGATAAAAACGTGACCGATGAAAAACGTAACCTGATGATTTTTATTCGCCCTGAGATTATCGATACGGAAGAAGAAGTCCAAAACTTAACTAAACACCAACAAGATCTATTCAGATACAAATGTGAAACGAAGAGAAGTTGGAAATATGAAGTGGATGAAGCACTTGATTTCTTCAATCTACGCTCTACGAATAAATATGAAGCCTGTGAAGCATGTGAAGGTCTAGATGTGGGTTGTGATTAA
- a CDS encoding tetratricopeptide repeat protein — translation MECSVVKFFSRKDLFRRIFLGIGIFLLIGCQPINTQLDPIVQYSPPKNYIQHLPSPFPDFTEDELRQSWGKELLIGQTFAREIDLYRAITSFKRALILLPDSKFERRLQIEYEIVLCYYFGQKYVEAIEAFEDSRLFQVTAEFPAFNELVLVLYECYEKLGQPEKACAILETLQQCNPQKAQTVQLSTALAHADFERIAVYSKGLQSQQAVDQFLTDFRLCSKSVKKAQLLNAALPGAGYWYVGQKKSALTSFLINTLFIAAAYQFFDHGNIAAGLITTSFEMGWYFGGINGAGIEANQYNHYLYQTGVERMMVNEGLFPVLLFQASF, via the coding sequence ATGGAATGCTCCGTTGTTAAGTTTTTTTCCCGGAAAGATCTGTTTAGGCGAATCTTTCTGGGAATCGGGATCTTTTTATTGATTGGGTGCCAACCCATTAATACGCAACTTGACCCCATTGTGCAATATTCTCCACCCAAGAATTATATCCAGCATTTGCCCTCGCCTTTTCCTGATTTTACGGAAGATGAGCTAAGGCAATCTTGGGGGAAAGAGCTCTTGATAGGACAAACTTTTGCACGTGAAATCGATCTCTATCGTGCCATTACGTCTTTTAAAAGAGCGTTAATTTTACTTCCAGATTCGAAATTTGAAAGACGTTTACAGATCGAATATGAGATTGTTCTCTGCTACTACTTTGGACAGAAATATGTTGAAGCAATTGAAGCGTTTGAGGATAGTCGTTTGTTTCAAGTAACAGCAGAATTTCCTGCTTTTAATGAGCTCGTATTAGTGCTTTATGAGTGCTACGAAAAATTAGGGCAACCCGAAAAAGCATGTGCGATTTTGGAAACATTGCAGCAATGTAATCCGCAAAAGGCTCAGACGGTTCAATTGTCGACGGCACTTGCGCATGCCGATTTTGAGAGGATCGCGGTTTATAGCAAAGGATTGCAAAGCCAACAGGCGGTTGATCAATTTTTGACGGATTTTCGTCTATGCTCAAAATCTGTTAAAAAAGCGCAACTTTTGAATGCAGCTCTTCCTGGAGCGGGCTATTGGTATGTTGGGCAAAAAAAATCTGCTTTGACTTCTTTTTTGATTAATACGCTTTTTATAGCTGCGGCTTATCAGTTTTTTGACCATGGCAATATCGCGGCAGGTCTCATCACAACGAGTTTTGAGATGGGATGGTATTTTGGAGGGATTAATGGGGCTGGTATAGAGGCAAACCAGTATAATCATTATCTATATCAAACAGGCGTAGAAAGAATGATGGTAAACGAAGGCCTATTTCCTGTTCTTTTATTTCAAGCATCGTTTTAA